Genomic DNA from Nitrospira sp.:
GAGGAGTTGAATCTGGAAGCGGCGGGACTGTCGCTCGACGACAAGGGGCATATCCCGGTGAACGATTACGGGCAGACCGCAGTGCCCCACATTTTTGCTGCCGGCGATATGTTGGGGCGGCCGCCCGCCTTGGCTTCCCAGGCCATGGAAGACGGCCGGCGAGCTGTCAGCCATGCGTTGGGGCTGCCGGTCGGAGATTCGGTCATTCAGGTTCCCATCGGCATCTATACGATTCCGGAAATCGCCTCCATCGGTTTGGATGAGGAACAGGCGGCGGCTCGCTACCGGGGTCCGATCATCGGCCGCGCGCCGTTTACGGAAATTGCCAAGGGGCAGATCACTGGCGCCTGCGACGGGCTCTTGAAGCTGGTTGCCGATCCATCCGGGGAGCGCCTGCTGGGCGTGCAAATCGTCGGTGAGCATGCGACGGAACTGATTCATCTTGGGCAAATGGCACTACAGGACGGGGCGAACATCGATCGCTTTATCGACACCATTTTTGGGTTTCCCACCTTTGCCGAAGCCTACCGTGTCGCCGCCCTGGATATTCTGGGGCAACGCCGTAAACGGCAGGAACAGCCCAAAGCCGCGTAACCTGTCCCCGCGCATGTCCTCCGCTGCTCTCTGCACGCCCCTCCCGCTTTGACCCACAGACCCTATCTGCGCTACTCTCCGAGTCGGCCGGTCTTCCGACACAGGAGGGAGCGCGCATGAATCGTCAGGAACGACGCCGCGACGAAAAGCTGCACGGTAAGCCGTCCACGCAAGTCGCTGCCGAGTCGGCCTTCTTGCGTGATGCGCAGGTGCATCACCAGGCCGGGCGGTTGGACGAAGCGGAACGCGGCTATCGCCTGCTGCTCGAACGGCGCCCGTCGAACCCCGATGCCCTCCACGGCCTAGGCCTCCTACTGTACCGGCGGGGCCACCTCAACGAAGCACTGTCGCACCTGGCAGAGGCCCGCGCGGCTGACGCCCGCAATCCGGTCTACTGTTTCAACCACGGCGTGGTTCTCCAACGAGCCGGCCTTTTAAAGGAGGCGGTGGAAGCCTACGGCCGGGCCATCCAACTCAATCCTCGATATATCGAACCTCGTACGAACCTCGGCAATGCCTACAAAGACCTCCGTCGACTTACCGAAGCGCAGACGACGTATGAACAGGTCATTCAGCTCAACCCCGAGCATGCCGAAGCCCACAACAATCTCGGCGTGGTGCTGAAGGAACAGGGTCGTCTGAACGAGGCAGCCAAGGCCTATCGAAGAGCTATTGCGCTGAAGCCGACTCACGCTGAAGCCCACAACAATTTGGGGCTGGTGCTGTTGGAGCAGGGACAGACCGATGAGGCCATCGGTTGTTTCGAACGGGCGTTGCAGGCTCATCCCGGCTACGGCACCGCGCAGTACAACCTGGGGATTGCCTGGATCTGGCGTGAAGACATGCCGCGCGCATTGCGCTGTTTCACGGAAACGGCTCAGGCGAAACATGCGCATGTGAGGCCGGTGACCGACACGTCGGTCTTCCGTTCCCGTCTCAAACACGATGCCGAGCAGGTGGCCTATCTGTTTGTGCGCGGCCTCTTGGGGGACGAATGGCGCGGGTACCATGACGCGCTCACTCGCCTGCTGGCTCGCCTTGATCCTGCGCCAGGCGGCATGGCTGGAAACCGGGTTCCGCTCTCCTCTGCCGATCTGCAGCCCATCGCCCCATCGTTCAATCGCCTGCTGTACGTTGCGCCCTGTGACGCGATCGCGGAGGGCGCCCTGTCGCCTGATCTGGATGTCGCCGCGATCGAGGGGCGCTATCTGGCGGCACAGCCGGAAGTGACCTATATCGATGGATTGTTGTCTGAGGAGGCGTTGCAGCGGCTGCGGGAGTTCTGCTGGTCGTCTACGATTTGGAAAAAGGACTATGAGAACGGGTATATCGGCGCCTTTCTCGGAGACGGGTTCGCCTCCCCCCTGCTTTTGCAAATTGCGGAGGAACTTCGCCGGCGCCTCCCGCGCATTTTCGGCACCCACCGACTCACGCAGGCCTGGGCGTTCAAGCACGATAGTGCCAGGCGTGGCCTGAATATCCATGCCGACGCGGCAGCCGTGAACGTCAATTTCTGGATCACCCCGGATGCGGCGAATCTCAATCCCGAGAGCGGAGGCCTGGTGGTGTGGGACAAGGAAGCGCCGAGGGATTGGGACTTCAAGACGTATAACAGTGACGGTGCGCGCGGGAGGATCTACGACTGGCTGAAGGAGCAGGGAGCCCGCGAGATCACGATCCCGTACCGGGCCAATCGGGCGGTGTTGTTCAACTCAGACCTGTTTCATGAAACCGACGACATCGCCTTCAAGGAAGGATTCACGAACCGGCGCATCAATGTCACGCTGCTGTACGGGCATCGGCATCGCCCCTGAGTAACTTCTCGAAATCCTCGGCGCAGACCGGACGGCTGAACAGGTACCCCTGCACCTCATCGCATCCTTCTTCCCGTAAGCGCGCCAACTGCCCTTCTGTTTCCACGCCTTCCGCCAACACCGTCAGGTTCAACCCGTGTGCCATCGCGATGATGGCCCGCGTAATCTTCACGCTGCTGTCGTTCGTCAGCAGGTCTCGCACAAAGGACTGATCGATCTTCAGCCGGCTGAGCGGAAACCGTTGCAGATAACTCAGTGAGGAATACCCGGTACCGAAATCGTCGATCGAGAGGCGAACGCCCATAGTTCGCAGACCCTCCAGCATGGTGACCGATGCTTCCACGTCCCGCATGGCGATGGATTCCGTCAGTTCGAGTTCAAGCTGCGACGGGTTCAAGCCGGAATCCCGCAGCGCATCAGCCACGGTGGTGGAAAGCGTACGCCCGTGAAACAGCGAGTTGGACACATTGGCCGAGATGGAGATGGCAGGAAGCCCGGCGGTCTCCCAGGCCTTGACCTGGCGGCAGGCTTCGCGCAGTACCCATTCATCCATGGAACGAATCAA
This window encodes:
- a CDS encoding tetratricopeptide repeat protein; its protein translation is MNRQERRRDEKLHGKPSTQVAAESAFLRDAQVHHQAGRLDEAERGYRLLLERRPSNPDALHGLGLLLYRRGHLNEALSHLAEARAADARNPVYCFNHGVVLQRAGLLKEAVEAYGRAIQLNPRYIEPRTNLGNAYKDLRRLTEAQTTYEQVIQLNPEHAEAHNNLGVVLKEQGRLNEAAKAYRRAIALKPTHAEAHNNLGLVLLEQGQTDEAIGCFERALQAHPGYGTAQYNLGIAWIWREDMPRALRCFTETAQAKHAHVRPVTDTSVFRSRLKHDAEQVAYLFVRGLLGDEWRGYHDALTRLLARLDPAPGGMAGNRVPLSSADLQPIAPSFNRLLYVAPCDAIAEGALSPDLDVAAIEGRYLAAQPEVTYIDGLLSEEALQRLREFCWSSTIWKKDYENGYIGAFLGDGFASPLLLQIAEELRRRLPRIFGTHRLTQAWAFKHDSARRGLNIHADAAAVNVNFWITPDAANLNPESGGLVVWDKEAPRDWDFKTYNSDGARGRIYDWLKEQGAREITIPYRANRAVLFNSDLFHETDDIAFKEGFTNRRINVTLLYGHRHRP